The Pyrenophora tritici-repentis strain M4 chromosome 8, whole genome shotgun sequence genome contains a region encoding:
- a CDS encoding Fungal-trans multi-domain protein has product MPPETTGRPLLPQTAQMQSFTFAPPTLAPRENQRNYVFVDEHNRHKRLKVMRACEGCRRRKIKCDAATTNAWPCAACIRLKLNCVPPTVSYDKDYNGTQTFDLEPKPLDYTSDGSPQHDYQRHHSMAQGMPHQMPPSMPTSAQGMYQSSPYVDQQPQDSCHYQPMSQPQVVQQTMGYAPQQGYSQGSVPTPAIMTPPESEPHWRSDSVSSLSEALGELKIDHTAIAPYITNMKKTLAETPAQEEYEVVLPHSVSLDHTVRIPPEMMPPDDQALHYFEYFFANVHPYCPVINKAYFYQQWHSAPDSISPLMLESIFACSTLMLGDIEEGNKWLALATKHEESFKDVSRLSTMQAMILLLKAREASPKRGYFWRSWMSTVSLVAMAKDLELHEHYDTHQMGKSCGSTSHDCIAKTRVWQMCMIFEVMIGGPQGRYDFGVSSETVDLEMPRHIAGQDPGELQIARQFIQYARIAKNVHHSALIFGKLRKKTPDWALDPAFVAHNTDFSLWLRELPEDMQIVYPQDGSPPWIPSHQIANMHSYHCLAIIMHFRPQVHAVSDSYDGIWKQHMLTCYAAAKNLCKLQEAILKTCGMPGMLCQMRGISFHVYAVLTCTMLHLVAVTCPDPDINHDARDFFVRHVRILETMSPHFPMPEMQQQVNSLRQAFSADCTKPFELKPTFPFGSPQVAPQTSPMSQHGSYRPRHPSHPSPLEQPGQVNYHAHPITPPISASDRGSKADSPVAQSLVMMASGHRGPQPNSSMQLPDNTQWNPQRIFDQWNVAFGTPPPTSASSQSSPPLRPNPSGNDYDLRPAQGGMQTNYQMSNTSPSPSNVHAPPGQMLPSSTYANAAPVYVTPTMWQEAVASSLPDGLKRRWDGNAAMADQSMYKRAR; this is encoded by the exons ATGCCCCCGGAGACGACTGGACGGCCACTGCTGCCTCAAACGGCGCAAATGCAGAGCTTCACTTTTGCGCCGCCGACGCTGGCGCCGCGCGAGAACCAGCGCA ACTATGTATTCGTAGATGAGCACAATAGACACAAGCGCTTGAAAG TAATGAGAGCATGCGAAGGATGCCGCAGGCGCAAAATCAAGTGCGATGCAGCAACCACAAATGCGTGGCCTTGCGCTGCTTGCATCCGCTTAAAGCTCAATTGCGTACCGCCTACTGTCAGCTATGACAAGGACTACAACGGTACGCAGACGTTTGATCTGGAGCCAAAACCCTTGGACTACACTTCAGATGGTTCTCCACAACACGACTACCAACGCCATCATTCCATGGCACAGGGCATGCCGCACCAAATGCCGCCATCCATGCCTACATCTGCCCAGGGCATGTACCAGTCCTCGCCCTATGTGGATCAACAGCCGCAAGATTCATGCCACTACCAGCCAATGTCGCAACCTCAGGTCGTCCAGCAAACAATGGGCTATGCTCCCCAACAGGGATATTCTCAAGGATCAGTACCAACACCTGCAATCATGACCCCGCCCGAGTCGGAGCCCCACTGGCGAAGCGATTCCGTGTCCAGCCTCTCTGAAGCTTTGGGTGAACTCAAAATTGATCATACCGCCATTG CCCCCTATATCACGAACATGAAAAAGACGCTGGCCGAAACACCAGCCCAGGAAGAGTACGAAGTCGTGTTGCCGCATTCTGTCAGCCTGGATCACACGGTTCGCATACCGCCCGAGATGATGCCTCCGGACGATCAAGCACTCCATTATTTCGAGTACTTTTTCGCAAACGTTCATCCCTACTGCCCGGTTATTAACAAGGCGTACTTCTACCAACAATGGCATAGTGCGCCTGATTCCATCTCCCCACTTATGCTCGAATCCATCTTCGCCTGCTCAACGTTGATGTTGGGAGATATAGAAGAGGGAAACAAGTGGCTAGCTCTCGCGACAA AGCACGAAGAGAGCTTCAAAGATGTGTCGCGTCTCAGCACGATGCAGGCAATGATCCTCCTGCTCAAAGCCCGCGAAGCCTCGCCGAAGCGAGGATACTTCTGGCGCTCTTGGATGTCAACAGTCAGTCTTGTAGCAATGGCAAAAGACTTGGAACTCCACGAACATTATGACACGCATCAAATGGGAAAGTCCTGTGGCTCTACGTCGCATGACTGCATTGCCAAGACAAGAGTGTGGCAGATGTGCATGATTTTTGAAGTCATGATTGGGGGTCCTCAGG GACGTTACGATTTTGGTGTCTCATCCGAAACCGTGGACCTTGAAATGCCTAGGCACATTGCAGGACAGGATCCTGGCGAGCTTCAAATTGCGCGCCAATTCATTCAGTACGCCCGCATTGCCAAGAATGTCCACCATTCGGCCCTGATCTTCGGCAAACTGAGGAAAAAGACACCGGACTGGGCGCTTGACCCTGCTTTTGTTGCGCACAACACCGACTTCTCCCTCTGGCTACGGGAGCTACCTGAAGACATGCAAATTGTCTATCCCCAGGACGGCTCTCCTCCGTGGATCCCATCCCATCAGATCGCCAACATGCATAGCTATCACTGCTTGGCTATCATCATGCACTTCAGACCGCAAGTACATGCAGTGTCGGACTCATATGACGGCATATGGAAGCAACATATGCTAACATGTTACGCGGCCGCCAAGAATCTATGCAAGCTTCAAGAAGCCATCTTGAAGACATGCGGTATGCCTGGGATGCTTTGCCAGATGCGAGGCATCAGCTTCCATGTCTATGCTGTGCTCACGTGCACTATGCTTCATCTC GTTGCCGTAACATGCCCTGATCCCGATATCAACCACGATGCCAGAGACTTCTTTGTACGACACGTGCGCATTCTGGAAACAATGTCTCCCCACTTTCCGATGCCTGAGATGCAGCAACAAGTGAACAGTCTTCGTCAAGCTTTCTCGGCTGATTGCACGAAGCCCTTTGAACTGAAGCCGACATTCCCGTTTGGAAGTCCTCAGGTGGCCCCGCAAACAAGTCCCATGAGCCAGCACGGCTCTTACCGTCCTCGCCATCCGAGCCACCCTTCGCCATTGGAACAACCAGGTCAGGTCAACTACCATGCACATCCCATTACTCCACCAATCTCGGCATCCGACCGGGGATCAAAGGCTGACTCTCCCGTAGCTCAGTCTTTGGTCATGATGGCGTCTGGTCACCGTGGACCCCAGCCAAATTCCAGCATGCAGCTGCCAGACAATACGCAATGGAACCCGCAGCGCATATTTGA TCAATGGAATGTTGCCTTTGGTACGCCCCCTCCTACTAGCGCCTCCTCTCAATCGTCTCCGCCGCTAAGACCCAATCCTTCAGGCAACGACTACGACTTGCGGCCGGCCCAGGGCGGTATGCAAACGAACTATCAGATGTCCAACACATCGCCTTCGCCCAGCAATGTCCACGCACCACCAGGCCAAATGCTGCCTTCGTCGACATACGCAAACGCCGCGCCGGTTTACGTTACACCTACAATGTGGCAGGAAGCAGTTGCCAGCTCTCTACCAGACGGACTGAAGCGCAGATGGGACGGCAATGCTGCCATGGCGGACCAATCAATGTACAAGCGGGCACGTTGA
- a CDS encoding Methyltransf-11 domain containing protein yields MPEMLGRAVYQPTTLANMADSHQALSPLDQSQALNATDDDSSIPTYYFAARYSTSSVYLPNPASPVSVVDDFPTPKARLFDMTPQLSPRFPVHSATYPPVNRVSRAESDFDSLYDITDDEAEVPLHASASVKKQLASLPKQRRYPSIVIPSPSAWPTIEKLKSANSAMPVTPSLLLTPSRRFLEMIDSHNLHVPERSAAPSLDGSLTSEEMDKLSCPATPISQQRRDSSSSLDSWGPVQLDLQAMETLQHLGNSPATEQYEEPVPQPIQPAEPRGEMQEVSRPSLGLSIPSTIFGRGSSGSTPISALSVPSPGGFFSSLQANARHTWSIPKRQESIPNTSTAEKFYNLPWERENRRNTSPHPRPAVPALPRRNSTLAGSTLDGYDEPLPTSRPVILSPTDENVEIKEINPSNTIFQYNENYIAELQKTSSANLEMTGRWLEEQDELQAALRDMNDMSSPTLSSGTHSRDNSIEKTIVKKSVKFADEPVKTPVEESADKPVLTYVQGLEYLRSRCQKKDTFIHRQTRAEALHVQRRCSPLAHRDQLLGKFELSQPDRPAPPRPVSEFFVNDPTVLKERIARAQMERQALDQMLPIHWVLQAQKQLNGGKLLSKPAVRCITRASAPRILDVGGVATNDWAWDVAYDYPYATVTTVYTAGNNMSSNVAGPDNHKHLTVPNLWTLPFPSGHFDVVSARTLYELLKTSKPVGKSSDEYDLCLKECYRCLRPGGILDFSLMDADVVHAGRNAQAMGVEFGFNLKTRGYDAQPTKTFLPRVSKAGFKEVQRAWMLLPMGRTAANWRETLAVGAGPKYQERRIAENGEIELEDAPVFGTTVDAAMMTADQNSFFKTLVEHEITVELKNEVQIRGTLKSVDQYLNIKLDNAEAVDELRWPHLCSTKDMFIRGSVVRYVHLPSGAVDTALLEDATRREAEAAKNKAK; encoded by the exons ATGCCAGAGATGCTTGGACGTGCAGTATACCAGCCCACGACCCTGGCCAACATGGCCGACTCTCATCAAGCCCTGTCTCCGCTGGACCAGAGCCAGGCACTTAATGCCACTGACGACGACTCCTCTATCCCCACATACTACTTCGCCGCTAGGTATTCTACCTCTTCAGTATACCTACCGAACCCTGCCTCGCCTGTCAGTGTTGTCGACGACTTCCCTACACCCAAGGCACGCTTGTTCGACATGACCCCGCAGCTGTCGCCACGCTTTCCTGTTCACTCGGCTACATACCCCCCAGTAAACCGGGTGAGTCGTGCAGAAAGCGACTTCGATTCGCTCTACGATATTACAGACGATGAAGCCGAGGTGCCTCTCCACGCATCGGCATCAGTCAAGAAACAGCTTGCATCACTGCCCAAGCAAAGACGCTACCCATCAATCGTTATTCCATCGCCGTCGGCATGGCCAACAATTGAGAAGCTCAAGAGCGCAAACTCGGCCATGCCTGTTACCCCTTCACTGCTATTGACACCTTCTCGTCGTTTCCTTGAGATGATTGATTCACATAACCTACATGTACCAGAGCGCTCAGCTGCACCTTCACTGGACGGTAGCCTCACTTCCGAAGAGATGGACAAGCTCAGCTGTCCGGCTACCCCAATCTCACAACAGAGGCGCGACTCATCCTCGAGCCTCGACTCCTGGGGCCCCGTGCAGTTGGATCTGCAAGCCATGGAGACACTTCAACACCTGGGAAACTCGCCAGCTACAGAGCAGTACGAGGAGCCTGTGCCCCAACCAATTCAACCAGCTGAGCCTAGAGGCGAGATGCAGGAAGTCTCTCGGCCTAGCCTTGGCCTGAGCATTCCTTCGACAATATTCGGACGTGGGTCCTCTGGTAGTACACCCATTTCTGCCCTCTCAGTTCCATCGCCAGGTGGCTTCTTCTCCTCGCTCCAGGCAAACGCTCGCCACACATGGAGTATCCCGAAGCGACAAGAGTCGATCCCAAATACTTCCACTGCTGAGAAATTTTACAACCTGCCATGGGAGAGGGAGAACCGAAGGAACACTTCTCCCCATCCAAGGCCAGCTGTGCCAGCTCTTCCACGACGCAACTCCACTTTGGCCGGATCTACTCTCGACGGCTACGACGAACCATTGCCCACCTCCCGGCCAGTAATTCTCAGTCCCACTGATGAGAATGTAGAGATCAAGGAGATCAACCCCAGCAACACCATCTTCCAATACAACGAAAACTATATCGCAGAGCTCCAGAAGACTTCTTCTGCTAATCTCGAGATGACTGGTCGATGGTTGGAGGAGCAGGACGAATTGCAAGCTGCGCTTCGAGACATGAACGACATGAGCTCACCCACTCTCTCCAGCGGAACTCACAGCCGTGACAATTCCATCGAGAAGACAATCGTCAAGAAGTCTGTCAAGTTCGCCGATGAGCCTGTCAAGACGCCAGTAGAAGAGTCGGCTGATAAGCCCGTTCTGACCTATGTGCAAGGCCTCGAGTACCTCCGCTCTCGATGCCAAAAGAAGGACACCTTCATCCACCGCCAGACCCGCGCCGAGGCTCTGCATGTACAGCGCCGCTGCAGCCCtttggcccaccgcgacCAGCTCCTCGGCAAGTTTGAGCTTAGCCAGCCAGATCGTCCAGCGCCACCACGCCCCGTGTCCGAGTTCTTCGTCAATGATCCGACTGTGTTGAAGGAGAGGATCGCACGTGCACAGATGGAGCGTCAGGCACTTGATCAGATGCTACCTATTCATTGGGTCCTGCAAGCACAGAAGCAACTCAATGGCGGGAAACTACTGAGCAAGCCGGCTGTGCGATGCATTACGCGCGCGAGTGCGCCACGTATTCTCGATGTAGGTGGTGTTGCTACAAACGATTGGGCGTGGGATGTTGCGTACGACTACCCATACGCCACAGTAACCACAGTGTACACTGCTGGTAACAACATGTCGTCCAATGTTGCAGGTCCAGACAACCACAAGCACCTCACTGTGCCCAACCTGTGGACTTTGCCCTTCCCCTCGGGTCACTTCGACGTCGTCTCGGCGCGCACGCTCTATGAGCTTCTCAAGACAAGCAAGCCCGTAGGGAAGTCATCGGACGAGTATGACCTCTGCTTGAAAGAGTGCTACCGCTGCCTCAGGCCTGGTGGCATCTTGGACTTTTCCTTGATGGATGCTGATGTCGTCCATGCTGGTCGCAACGCTCAAGCCATGGGTGTCGAGTTCGGATTCAACCTCAAGACACGGGGATATGATGCCCAACCTACCAAGACATTCCTCCCTCGTGTATCCAAAGCAGGATTCAAGGAAGTGCAAAGGGCTTGGATGCTCTTGCCCATGGGCAGGACAGCAGCCAACTGGCGCGAAACACTCGCTGTCGGTGCCGGACCAAAGTACCAAGAGAGACGGATCGCCGAAAACGGCGAGATTGAACTTGAGGATGCGCCAGTTTTCGGAACCACTGTAGATGCAGCGATGATGACAG CCGACCAAAACAGCTTCTTCAAAACGCTCGTCGAGCACGAAATCACCGTCGAACTCAAGAACGAAGTGCAAATCCGCGGCACGCTGAAGAGTGTGGATCAGTATCTCAACATTAAGCTGGATAATGCTGAGGCGGTGGATGAGTTGAGGTGGCCGCATTTG TGCTCGACTAAAGACATGTTCATTCGCGGATCCGTCGTTCGATACGTACACCTCCCTTCTGGCGCCGTGGACACTGCGTTGCTCGAGGATGCGACGAGGAGAGAGGCTGAGGCGGCGAAGAATAAGGCGAAATGA